The following proteins are encoded in a genomic region of Sorangiineae bacterium MSr12523:
- a CDS encoding VWA domain-containing protein — protein sequence MELLNPKGLWLLTALVPLIVLYILKVRRQRMRVGSTWLWAAAQRDLMAKQPFRKLVAELPLILQILALVALAIALARPAARGGNIAGDHVAIVIDTSASMGAGSRMDLARKAAHGVVAALEPGADAIVIEAAREAKLVSPPERDRRRLDAAVDTLPVREVEGDLAPAVALAADRLRSMGGRRRIVLVTDGALAHDAPLAAADVPVQVITVGEPAPNAAIVRVDVRAGVDTATDGARRAEQAQVFVMVRNDADRARDAFVTLRIEDRAEPIASRRVLLPAKDKTPVVLTFEPNVADRGKGLVVQLASEGDALAIDDTAYGRVPSGYKMPVTLASRAPYSWVARALDADPSIDLQRITVDQLATVNVDPEALVIVEGACPENPPGRDLVVVAPPEGRCRETDVLAPVTQPQLTSWESGDARFRFLTLDGVHVARATPLRAIGSEASLVRAGTTTLIADASVPGKAVTIVGFDVGDSDWPLQASFVLFVRNLVEQARLHRTQGAAGPLRTGDPLRVAVPNGVTTVRVEGPGMADHEVAVSGGFVVVPAVDRAGIYHVRWSTPRVGATAIAANLTSEAESNITPRPVTIETGGGAAAAVQTAPAHREWNTWLLALAAAILAFDLWWLTRARTAAAKVGKSAIAIAVLAALPLPYVWLAHAGVIRETYVRFGVPFALWFVLAGGAFVAWRLAKLPARMGGGRRQLVTWLVAASILGALVAVAEPELGRPLDRTTLIVALDRSRSIDLVSAAEKRMTSELELAERGMHDDDRIGVVAFAADAQTEDPPRPKSDAPPPQRANVGRDGTDLAGAIRRSLAELPADTAGRIVLMTDGVQTRGDALAASALAVAANVPIDVVPLDQRVIPDVRVVSVRAPVRADEGEPLDLRVVTSSAAPAEVEVRIKRDGELLHTGRARIGAGEDVLRLRETAAAPGLHRYDVEVSALDPNADGAPEDNAGSAFVRVRGPSLALLLEGDRGKGEPLAQALEATGFRVAQRTTSGVPADVGELAGFDLVVLSDVRASDLAPSQIDALASYTKDLGGGLLLMGGDRSMGPGGYARTPIEDVSPVSFDLKEEKRRASLAEVIVIDYSGSMGMTVGGKTKLALANEAAARSASLLGPGDRLGVEHVDDRVAWTIPVGPVSDVDTIAKKIQSVDVGGGGIYTDIALREGYDALMKESVNLKHLLLFADGDDAERLGGCRVMVKSAMDRGITTSVISLGRGNDTAELEVLSKIGGGRFYLIDDASKLPAVFSQETILASKGAIKETPFHAGAGSPMPATRGIDFNGAPALGGYVITVKKPRATVGLVADEGDPLLATWSVGIGRASAFTSDFKDRWGREWLRFPGAVKMFGQLARDTARKADDPRVRLESDTSGGELHVRADVVGDDGRAQTFRRLTVHVAGPDGFARDVALEAVGAGRYAASVPLSRPGTYVATAKDELSGEAVGTTGAALMAGEELRPTGTDRALLARIAMMSGGKVRDTLAGIYDERGPRRFAYSPLVAPLAFLAAVAMVLGVGARRLGMPDFVTKVLARARSAKEHRRERRAEAAQRARELEQLNAALLATKKKAAPRKESAPLAAPPPRASASNPNPPPPASPAERELTAAEKLALRRRERR from the coding sequence ATGGAGCTCCTCAACCCCAAGGGATTGTGGCTGCTCACGGCCTTGGTGCCGCTCATCGTCCTTTACATCTTGAAGGTGCGCCGTCAGCGCATGCGCGTCGGCTCGACCTGGCTCTGGGCGGCGGCGCAGCGCGATTTGATGGCCAAGCAGCCATTTCGCAAGCTCGTGGCGGAGCTGCCGCTCATCCTGCAGATCCTCGCGCTGGTGGCCCTGGCCATCGCGCTGGCGCGACCCGCAGCCCGCGGCGGAAACATTGCGGGCGACCACGTGGCCATCGTCATCGACACCAGCGCCTCGATGGGGGCGGGCTCGCGCATGGACCTCGCGCGAAAGGCCGCGCACGGCGTGGTGGCGGCGCTCGAGCCAGGGGCCGATGCCATCGTGATCGAGGCCGCCCGCGAGGCGAAGCTCGTCTCGCCTCCCGAACGCGATCGGCGGCGACTCGATGCCGCCGTGGATACCCTTCCCGTGCGCGAAGTCGAAGGCGATCTCGCGCCGGCGGTGGCCTTGGCCGCCGATCGGCTGCGGAGCATGGGCGGGCGCCGGCGCATCGTGTTGGTGACCGATGGTGCCCTCGCGCACGATGCGCCGCTTGCCGCGGCGGACGTTCCGGTCCAAGTCATCACCGTGGGCGAGCCCGCGCCCAACGCAGCCATCGTGCGCGTGGACGTGCGCGCCGGCGTCGACACCGCAACCGACGGTGCACGCCGCGCCGAGCAAGCGCAGGTCTTCGTGATGGTGCGCAATGACGCGGATCGCGCGCGCGACGCCTTCGTGACCTTGCGCATCGAGGACCGCGCAGAGCCCATCGCCTCGCGCCGCGTTCTCTTGCCGGCGAAGGACAAAACGCCGGTGGTGCTGACCTTCGAGCCCAACGTGGCCGATCGCGGCAAGGGCCTCGTCGTGCAGCTCGCGTCCGAGGGCGATGCGCTGGCCATCGACGACACGGCCTATGGGCGCGTGCCCTCGGGGTACAAGATGCCGGTCACCCTGGCATCCCGTGCGCCCTATTCGTGGGTGGCGCGTGCCCTCGACGCCGATCCGAGCATCGATCTGCAGCGCATCACGGTGGACCAGCTGGCGACGGTCAACGTCGACCCGGAGGCGCTCGTCATCGTCGAGGGCGCGTGCCCGGAGAACCCGCCGGGCCGCGATCTCGTCGTCGTCGCGCCGCCGGAGGGACGATGCCGCGAGACGGATGTCCTCGCCCCCGTCACGCAGCCGCAGCTCACGTCGTGGGAATCGGGCGATGCGCGCTTCCGCTTTCTCACCTTGGACGGCGTGCACGTGGCGCGTGCCACGCCGCTGCGCGCCATCGGATCGGAGGCTTCACTCGTGCGCGCGGGCACGACGACCTTGATCGCGGATGCGTCCGTCCCTGGCAAGGCGGTGACCATCGTCGGCTTCGACGTGGGCGACAGCGATTGGCCGCTTCAAGCATCGTTCGTTCTCTTCGTGCGCAATCTCGTCGAGCAAGCGCGCCTGCACCGCACGCAAGGCGCCGCCGGTCCCTTGCGCACGGGCGATCCGTTGCGCGTGGCGGTGCCGAACGGGGTCACGACGGTGCGGGTGGAAGGCCCGGGAATGGCCGATCACGAGGTCGCGGTCAGCGGCGGGTTCGTGGTGGTTCCCGCGGTGGACCGGGCGGGCATCTACCACGTGCGATGGAGCACGCCGCGCGTGGGGGCGACGGCGATTGCCGCCAACCTGACGAGCGAAGCGGAGAGCAACATCACCCCGCGTCCCGTGACCATCGAGACCGGCGGCGGTGCGGCCGCGGCCGTGCAAACCGCGCCGGCCCACCGCGAGTGGAATACGTGGCTTCTGGCGCTGGCCGCCGCCATTTTGGCCTTCGACCTATGGTGGCTCACACGCGCGCGGACGGCGGCCGCAAAGGTCGGCAAGAGCGCCATCGCCATCGCGGTTCTGGCGGCGCTGCCGCTGCCTTACGTGTGGCTCGCGCACGCGGGCGTCATCCGCGAGACGTACGTGCGCTTCGGCGTGCCGTTTGCGCTGTGGTTCGTGCTGGCCGGTGGCGCCTTCGTGGCCTGGCGGCTCGCGAAGCTGCCCGCGCGCATGGGCGGAGGACGGCGCCAGCTCGTCACATGGCTAGTGGCGGCATCCATCCTCGGCGCGCTCGTCGCGGTGGCCGAGCCCGAGCTTGGCCGGCCGCTCGATCGAACGACCTTGATCGTGGCACTCGATCGCTCGCGCTCGATCGACCTGGTTTCCGCAGCCGAAAAGCGCATGACGAGCGAACTCGAGCTCGCCGAGCGCGGGATGCACGACGACGATCGCATCGGGGTGGTCGCCTTCGCCGCAGATGCGCAAACCGAGGATCCGCCGCGCCCGAAGAGCGATGCCCCACCGCCCCAGCGCGCCAACGTGGGCCGTGACGGGACGGATCTGGCAGGGGCCATCCGGCGCTCGCTGGCCGAGTTGCCGGCCGACACGGCAGGACGCATCGTGCTGATGACCGACGGCGTGCAGACGCGGGGCGATGCCCTCGCGGCCTCGGCGCTCGCGGTGGCGGCGAATGTACCCATCGACGTGGTGCCACTGGATCAGCGCGTCATTCCCGACGTGCGCGTGGTCAGCGTGCGGGCACCCGTGCGCGCCGATGAAGGCGAGCCGCTCGATCTGCGGGTGGTGACCTCCAGTGCGGCGCCGGCCGAGGTGGAGGTGCGCATCAAGCGCGATGGCGAGCTTCTGCACACGGGGCGCGCGCGCATCGGTGCGGGAGAAGACGTGCTCCGTTTGCGCGAAACGGCCGCGGCGCCGGGTCTGCATCGCTACGACGTGGAGGTCTCCGCGCTCGATCCGAATGCCGACGGCGCACCGGAGGACAATGCGGGAAGCGCCTTCGTGCGGGTGCGCGGTCCGTCGCTGGCCCTGCTGCTCGAAGGCGACCGTGGCAAGGGCGAGCCCTTGGCGCAGGCGCTGGAGGCAACGGGCTTCCGCGTGGCGCAACGCACGACCAGCGGTGTGCCGGCCGACGTGGGCGAGCTCGCCGGGTTCGATCTGGTGGTTCTGAGCGACGTGCGCGCGAGCGATCTCGCACCGTCGCAGATCGATGCGCTGGCCAGCTACACCAAGGACCTGGGCGGCGGCCTTTTGCTGATGGGCGGCGATCGGTCGATGGGACCGGGCGGCTATGCGCGCACGCCCATCGAGGACGTGTCGCCGGTGTCGTTCGATTTGAAGGAGGAGAAGCGCCGGGCCTCCCTCGCAGAGGTCATCGTCATCGATTACTCCGGCTCGATGGGCATGACGGTGGGCGGCAAGACGAAGCTGGCCCTCGCCAACGAGGCCGCCGCGCGCTCGGCGTCGCTCCTCGGGCCCGGGGACCGACTGGGCGTGGAGCATGTGGATGATCGCGTGGCGTGGACCATCCCCGTGGGCCCGGTCAGCGATGTCGACACCATTGCGAAGAAGATTCAGTCCGTGGACGTGGGCGGTGGCGGCATCTACACGGACATTGCGCTGCGCGAAGGGTACGACGCGCTGATGAAGGAGTCGGTGAACTTGAAGCACCTGCTCCTCTTTGCCGACGGCGACGACGCCGAACGGCTCGGCGGGTGCCGCGTGATGGTCAAGTCCGCGATGGATCGGGGCATCACGACCAGTGTGATTTCCCTGGGGCGGGGCAACGACACCGCCGAGCTGGAGGTGCTGTCGAAGATTGGCGGCGGGCGCTTCTACTTGATTGACGACGCGAGCAAGCTGCCGGCGGTGTTTTCGCAGGAGACGATTCTGGCGAGCAAGGGCGCCATCAAGGAGACGCCGTTCCACGCCGGCGCGGGCTCGCCCATGCCGGCGACGCGCGGGATCGATTTCAACGGCGCACCGGCGCTCGGTGGGTACGTCATCACGGTGAAGAAGCCTCGGGCGACGGTGGGGCTGGTGGCGGATGAGGGCGATCCGCTTCTGGCCACCTGGTCCGTGGGCATCGGCCGCGCGTCGGCGTTCACGAGCGACTTCAAGGACCGATGGGGCCGCGAATGGTTGCGCTTTCCGGGCGCGGTGAAGATGTTCGGGCAGCTGGCCCGCGATACGGCGCGCAAGGCGGACGATCCGCGGGTGCGGCTCGAGAGCGATACCTCCGGGGGTGAGCTTCACGTGCGCGCCGACGTGGTGGGCGACGACGGGCGCGCGCAAACGTTCCGTCGCTTGACGGTGCACGTGGCGGGGCCGGACGGCTTTGCCCGCGACGTGGCGTTGGAGGCGGTGGGGGCCGGGCGCTATGCGGCGTCGGTGCCGCTCTCGCGCCCGGGGACGTACGTGGCCACGGCCAAGGACGAGTTGAGCGGCGAGGCCGTGGGAACGACGGGCGCCGCGCTGATGGCCGGTGAGGAGCTGCGCCCCACGGGGACGGATCGCGCGCTGCTCGCGCGGATTGCGATGATGAGCGGCGGCAAGGTGCGCGATACCCTGGCGGGTATCTACGACGAGCGCGGGCCGCGTCGTTTTGCGTATTCACCGCTCGTGGCCCCGCTGGCGTTTCTCGCGGCGGTGGCGATGGTGCTCGGCGTGGGGGCGCGCCGGCTTGGGATGCCCGATTTCGTCACGAAGGTGCTGGCGCGCGCGCGAAGTGCCAAGGAGCACCGGCGCGAGCGCCGCGCCGAAGCCGCACAACGCGCACGCGAGCTGGAGCAGCTCAATGCCGCGCTTCTCGCGACGAAGAAAAAGGCCGCTCCGCGCAAGGAGAGCGCTCCCCTCGCGGCTCCCCCACCCCGAGCCTCGGCGTCCAACCCCAATCCTCCGCCGCCCGCGAGTCCTGCAGAACGTGAGCTCACCGCGGCCGAGAAACTCGCCCTCCGTCGCCGCGAACGGCGCTAG